The proteins below are encoded in one region of Holophagaceae bacterium:
- a CDS encoding ATP-dependent 6-phosphofructokinase, giving the protein MSSIRRVAINTGGGDAPGLNAVIRAVAMSAHNRGWECYGIRDGFNGIFFPERYSDGGLMRLTRERVSGIAHLGGTILGTTNKGNPLHFPLHMPDGTVKEVDRSDEILEFFAKRELDALVTVGGDGSLTIAHALSQKGLRVVGVPKTIDNDLDKTVTTFGFDTAVAFATECIDRLHSTAQSHQRVMVIEVMGRYAGWIALNSGIAGGVHAILLPEIPYDLEKVAARIRSRDQGGRLDSLVVVAEGASPKHGRRAVAQAADTGHAERLGGIGEQVTAELQEITGKDCRLVVLGHLLRGGSPTAFDRLTALRFGAAAIRALDEGQSGIMVALAFPNVDYVPLEQVAGRMKAVPLNSDTLLTGRDLGICFGD; this is encoded by the coding sequence ATGTCGAGCATCCGCCGCGTTGCCATCAATACTGGAGGCGGGGACGCGCCCGGCCTGAACGCGGTCATCCGCGCGGTGGCCATGAGCGCCCACAACCGCGGCTGGGAATGCTACGGAATCCGGGACGGCTTCAATGGCATCTTTTTCCCTGAACGCTATTCCGATGGCGGCCTGATGCGCCTCACGCGGGAGCGCGTGTCGGGCATCGCGCATCTGGGCGGCACCATCCTGGGCACCACCAACAAAGGCAACCCGCTGCACTTCCCGCTCCACATGCCCGACGGCACCGTGAAGGAGGTGGACCGCTCGGACGAGATCCTGGAATTCTTCGCGAAGCGGGAACTGGATGCCCTGGTGACCGTGGGCGGCGACGGATCGCTCACGATTGCTCACGCCCTATCGCAAAAGGGCCTGCGGGTGGTCGGCGTGCCCAAGACCATCGACAACGATCTGGATAAGACGGTCACCACCTTCGGCTTTGATACGGCGGTGGCCTTCGCCACGGAATGCATCGATCGCCTCCACAGCACCGCCCAGAGCCATCAGCGGGTGATGGTGATCGAAGTCATGGGCCGCTACGCGGGTTGGATCGCGCTCAACTCAGGGATCGCGGGAGGCGTCCACGCCATTCTGCTGCCCGAGATCCCCTATGACCTGGAGAAGGTGGCCGCCCGCATCCGTTCCCGGGACCAGGGCGGGCGCCTGGATTCGCTGGTGGTGGTGGCCGAGGGCGCCAGCCCCAAGCATGGACGCCGGGCCGTGGCGCAGGCGGCGGATACGGGCCACGCGGAGCGCCTGGGCGGCATCGGCGAACAGGTGACCGCTGAACTCCAGGAGATCACCGGCAAGGATTGCAGGCTGGTGGTGCTGGGCCATCTCTTGCGGGGCGGAAGCCCGACGGCGTTCGACCGCCTGACGGCCCTCCGCTTCGGCGCGGCCGCCATCCGGGCGCTGGACGAGGGCCAGAGCGGCATCATGGTGGCCCTGGCATTTCCAAACGTGGACTACGTTCCCCTCGAGCAGGTGGCCGGCCGCATGAAGGCGGTGCCCCTGAACAGCGACACGCTGCTGACCGGGCGGGATCTGGGGATCTGCTTCGGGGACTAA
- a CDS encoding aminoacyl-tRNA deacylase produces the protein MSKAPSTNATRLLKRLGIPYAEHLYRYEDKGGTSVSSRELGIPEHAVIKTLVMEDEKGAPMIVLMHGDLEVGTQALARRIGAKSVRPCKPETAQRHSGCMVGGTSPFGTKKSMPVYAEASIFDLARIYINGGSRGFLVELDPMDLDKALTIARVNVCLA, from the coding sequence GTGAGCAAAGCCCCATCCACCAATGCCACACGCCTGCTCAAGCGGCTGGGCATTCCCTACGCGGAGCATTTGTACCGCTACGAGGACAAGGGCGGAACGAGCGTCTCCTCGCGGGAGCTGGGCATTCCCGAGCACGCGGTCATCAAGACCCTTGTGATGGAGGATGAGAAGGGCGCCCCCATGATCGTGCTCATGCATGGCGATCTTGAAGTGGGAACCCAAGCCCTGGCGCGGCGGATCGGCGCGAAATCCGTGAGGCCCTGCAAGCCGGAGACCGCCCAGCGGCATAGCGGCTGCATGGTGGGCGGCACCTCGCCCTTCGGCACCAAGAAATCCATGCCGGTCTATGCGGAAGCATCGATCTTCGATTTGGCCAGGATCTACATCAACGGCGGCAGCCGGGGATTCCTGGTGGAGCTGGACCCGATGGACCTGGACAAAGCGCTGACCATTGCGCGGGTGAATGTCTGCCTGGCGTGA